The region GGCACGGTGACGCTCGTGGTCAGCAAGGGCGTCCCGCCGCCCCCCGAGGTGCGGGTGCCCCAGGTGACCGGCGAACGCCTCGACGACGCCCGCGCCGCCCTCGCAGACGCCGGCCTGGACGTCGAGGTCGAGAAGCGCTTCCCGTTCGGCCGCCGCAACGGGATCGTGGTGGACCAGAGCCCCGGCTCGGGGAGTCCGTCGAGCCGGGGACCACGGTCACGCTCTCGGTCTTCTAGCCGCCCTCGAGCGGCGACGGGGCGCCGGCCGGGCCGGCACGGCGATCATGGGCAGCGGGTCGCTCCGACCGCCGATCGAGCGGCCCTTCGCCCGTGATCAACCCGGGATCCGCCCCGGCCGGACGAACCTCGAAGCCCTACCCGCGCAGCATCTCCGCCACGAGGAACGCCAGCTCCAGGCTCTGCTGGGTGTTCAGCCGCGGGTCGCAGGCCGTCTCGTAGCGGCCGGCGAGATCGGCGTCCGAGATCTCCTGCGCGCCGCCCAAGCACTCCGTGACGTCCTCACCCGTGACCTCGACGTGGATGCCGCCCGGGTGCGTGCCCAGGCCGTGGTGGACCTCGAAGAAGCCCTGCACCTCGTCGACGATGCGGTCGAAGTGGCGGGTCTTGTAGCCCGTCGTCGACTCGTGGGTGTTCCCGTGCATCGGGTCGCACTGCCAGACGACCTTGTGCCCGGACCCGGTGACCTTCTCGACGATCGGCGGCAGCACGTCCCGGATCTTGCCGTTGCCCATCCGGCTGATCAGCGTCAGCCGGCCCGGCTCGTTGCGGGGGTCCAGGCGCTCGACGTACTCGACGGCCTGCTCGGGCGTCGTCGTCGGGCCGATCTTGAGCCCGATCGGGTTGGAGAGCAGCTCCGCGAAGGCGATGTGCGCGCCGTCGAGCTGGCGGGTGCGCTCCCCGATCCACAGGAAGTGCGACGAGAGGTCGTACAGCTTCGGCGGGGTGTCGGAGGTGCGGTCCCGGTCCAGGTCCAGGCGTAGCAGGGCCCGCTCGTAGTCCAGCAGCAGAGCCTCGTGCGAGGCGTAGAACTCGACGCTGCGCAGGTTGCTGTCCACCACGCCACAGGCGTCCATGAAACGGACGGCCCGGTCGATCTCCGCGGCGACGGCCTCGTACCGCTCCCCCGCCGCCGACGTGCGGACGAAGTCCTTGTTCCAGTCGTGGACCCTCGTCAGGTCCGCCATGCCGGTGGCGGTCAGGCCGCGCACCAGGTTCATCGCGGCGCTCGCGTTGGCGTAGGCGCGGACCATGCGCGACGGGTCCGGGATGCGCTGCTTCAGGTCCGCGGCGAGGGCGTTGACGATGTCGCCGCGGTAGGACGGGAGCCCCAGCGCGTCGACCGGCGAGCTGCGCGGCTTGGCGTACTGCCCGGCGATCCGGCCGACCTTCACCACCGGCATCGACGCGCCGTAGGTCAGGACGACGGCCATCTGCAGCAGGGTGCGGATGGTGGCGCGGATGTGCGGCTCGGTGTTGTCGACGAAGGTCTCCGCGCAGTCCCCGCCCTGCAGCAGGAACGCCCGACCCTCGGCGACGTCGGCGAGCCGGTCCTTGAGCCGGTCGACCTCCGGCGGGAGGACGACGGGTGGGACGCTCTCGAGCACGGTGCGCACGTGCGCGACCTGCTCGGCGTCCGGCCACTCGGGTTGCTGGGCTGCGGGGCGGGCGAGGGCGTCGTCCAACCGGGTGCGCATGTCCGCGGGAAGCGGCGGCAGCTCCGGAAGGACGTCCACCGGGGCGTCGACGGACCAGTTCACGAGGGCCAAGGGTATGCGGTCCGGTAACGGTGTCGTCCCTCGGCCGTTCGGGAGCCGGATCCACCCCGGCCCGGCCGGCCTGAGAGCCCGACTCGCGGGGTCTCAGAGCGCGACTCGCGGGGTCTCGGAGCGCGACTCGCGGGGTCTCAGAGCGCGACTCGCGGACGGGTGCGCCGACGACGCCCGCGAGTCGGGATCCGGGGCCGCGCGAGTCGGGATCCGGGGCCGCGCGAGTCGGGATCCGGCTACGGGGTGGGGACGCTTGCCTCGATGGTCTGCCAGCGGCGGAGGTTGAGGCGGGCGTCCGCGAGGGCGTCGTGGGCGTCCGACGACGGGGGCGGGAGCGGGGGCTTCCCCGCCTCCTCCCAGCGCTGGCGCAGCTCCCGGGTGAAGCGGGGCAGCGCGCGGGGCAGGGCCGGCATCGCTCCCCAGAGCTGGCACAGCGCGACGTGGTCGTACGCGGCGATCCACGCCCACAGCTC is a window of Pseudonocardia sp. T1-2H DNA encoding:
- a CDS encoding class II 3-deoxy-7-phosphoheptulonate synthase; the encoded protein is MNWSVDAPVDVLPELPPLPADMRTRLDDALARPAAQQPEWPDAEQVAHVRTVLESVPPVVLPPEVDRLKDRLADVAEGRAFLLQGGDCAETFVDNTEPHIRATIRTLLQMAVVLTYGASMPVVKVGRIAGQYAKPRSSPVDALGLPSYRGDIVNALAADLKQRIPDPSRMVRAYANASAAMNLVRGLTATGMADLTRVHDWNKDFVRTSAAGERYEAVAAEIDRAVRFMDACGVVDSNLRSVEFYASHEALLLDYERALLRLDLDRDRTSDTPPKLYDLSSHFLWIGERTRQLDGAHIAFAELLSNPIGLKIGPTTTPEQAVEYVERLDPRNEPGRLTLISRMGNGKIRDVLPPIVEKVTGSGHKVVWQCDPMHGNTHESTTGYKTRHFDRIVDEVQGFFEVHHGLGTHPGGIHVEVTGEDVTECLGGAQEISDADLAGRYETACDPRLNTQQSLELAFLVAEMLRG